A single window of Nasonia vitripennis strain AsymCx chromosome 4, Nvit_psr_1.1, whole genome shotgun sequence DNA harbors:
- the LOC100119138 gene encoding hemicentin-1 isoform X1, with protein MAPPERHRPNTCCCYLLILLGFIGASGAREIGETQVDTHEGSTVILRCRFEPPRDNATFFWLTHTGNAHDNAAIENTALAPYYSVYMQPEKGRYDLEIRNVSYERDNGKYECRVKVSGTGRNLYHKNITLTVLRPPSPPTILPVAAVAREAEKLELTCNTNGGSPEPEIRWYRGDSSNVLHTGKTYVMIPTKEDDKSLLKCEVHNRAMRPNEILSASMTLDVQYFPRVSVGTENPLKVEVNSTATLQCMVNAKPVVNSVRWIKDNSFVGTSLKHIIPKVTLQDAGKYTCQADNGLSTKGESFLHLDVLYPPTVVIEGEKVRTAEVEDTVTVHCNVSSNPPPTTIEWLREGRPEFRVEGHILRLIRVSADNAGIYTCRAINSISPSGGPSKNHYAMASVEIRVRHKPGPASISPDSPIAAENSKVILTCVANPPGYPEPQFQWSRASDNGISAAEHMGSKYEINSVHLSSEGIYRCHAFNEIGNGESASVNLTVTQPPKILSKLQPHVTRKVGESSFQVSCVASGKPKPYVRWLKDDRELTADQSLYKVTTIQSEGHGRVVTVNSTLNFLGNARPETDKIVATDRGKYTCVFSNDNIKVVESQMILKVEHPPIMLHQYDKVANGLRETANVTCKVQAWPKPEFQWSYGTNLAPLQGSSSDGHYEISTFADEDDVYTSVLKINNIRESDYGDYNCRAANAQGMLVSTIKLQPKGAPERPTNLRAVDTGPTHVALAWDLGFDGGLTIDKAYVWYRRVAGGDEVIAADCAPPRGPAGQWQEYPLCRKSNPCNVPDLEQHQTYAFKVKVVNTANHSDFSEETTATTAVAKIPAPQRVSYDPESGTLAINVGPTCLALVASIEKSDSGSDNTWRIVDDWPLEVLGSSATQREGILDDPAASSSEPRIRVRFCLKADRQRCGDYVEAEIGPSYIAHAGALATPTLIALVVSGAVFLLFAALLLLFCRCRRKHAAKAKDYEMDSNAVRPSLVTGNGQQTQAPPPYYAENKALEHSLDHALALEDSKTPAYAQTGYGYHQPNHNINGENNGVNMGYMENSYSNSNNGGSVNSQDSIWQMKSAAAANGVGVNAGQVGVVGTPYDMGGYATTESDYPAHPHYLPQREDYRESHNLSRQQFCEPFATVVKSQKHVDSPYDVSGLPYQENYDEDSKPPQQVSLSYDESLESGYSTPNSRGRRIIREIIV; from the exons CGACGGTCATTCTGCGATGCCGGTTCGAGCCGCCGCGGGACAACGCCACCTTCTTCTGGCTGACGCACACGGGCAACGCGCACGACAACGCCGCAATCGAGAACACGGCTCTGGCGCCCTACTACTCGGTCTACATGCAGCCGGAGAAGGGCCGCTACGACCTGGAGATCCGCAACGTCTCGTACGAGCGCGACAACGGCAAGTACGAGTGCCGCGTCAAGGTCAGCGGTACCGGTCGCAACCTCTACCACAAGAACATCACGCTGACGGTGCTGCGCCCGCCGAGTCCGCCCACGATCCTCCCGGTCGCGGCCGTCGCCCGCGAGGCCGAGAAGCTCGAGCTGACCTGCAACACCAATGGCGGCAGCCCCGAGCCCGAGATCCGCTGGTACCGCGGTGACTCGTCCAACGTCCTCCACACCGGCAAAACTTACGTCATGATCCCGACCAAGGAGGACGACAAGTCCTTGCTGAAGTGCGAAGTCCACAACAGGGCCATGCGTCCTAACGAGATCCTCTCGGCCAGCATGACCCTCGACGTGCAGTACTTCCCCCGGGTGTCCGTCGGCACCGAGAACCCCCTCAAGGTCGAGGTCAACAGCACGGCCACGCTCCAGTGCATGGTCAACGCCAAACCCGTCGTCAACTCGGTCCGCTGGATCAAGGACAACAGCTTCGTCGGCACGAGCCTCAAGCACATCATCCCCAAGGTCACGCTGCAGGACGCCGGCAAGTACACCTGTCAGGCCGACAACGGCCTCAGCACCAAGGGCGAGAGCTTCCTGCACCTGGACGTGCTCTACCCGCCGACCGTCGTCATCGAGGGCGAGAAGGTCAGGACCGCCGAGGTTGAGGACACCGTCACCGTGCACTGCAACGTCTCGTCCAACCCGCCGCCCACCACGATCGAGTGGCTCCGAGAAG GTCGACCGGAGTTCCGCGTGGAAGGCCATATCCTGCGACTGATCCGCGTGTCGGCCGACAACGCTGGCATCTACACCTGCCGAGCCATCAACTCGATCAGCCCGTCGGGAGGCCCGAGCAAGAACCACTACGCCATGGCCAGCGTCGAGATCCGCGTGCGGCACAAGCCGGGTCCGGCCAGCATCTCGCCCGACTCGCCCATCGCCGCCGAGAACTCCAAGGTCATCCTGACCTGCGTCGCCAACCCGCCCGGCTACCCGGAGCCGCAGTTCCAGTGGTCCCGCGCCAGCGACAACGGCATCTCCGCGGCCGAGCACATGGGCTCCAAGTACGAGATCAACTCGGTGCACCTCAGCAGCGAGGGCATCTACCGATGCCATGCCTTCAACGAGATCGGCAACGGCGAGTCGGCCTCGGTCAACCTGACCGTCACTCAGCCGCCCAAGATTCTCAGCAAGCTCCAGCCCCACGTCACCAGGAA GGTCGGCGAGTCGTCGTTCCAAGTGTCCTGCGTAGCATCCGGCAAGCCGAAACCGTACGTGCGCTGGCTGAAGGACGATCGCGAGCTCACCGCTGACCAGAGCCTCTACAAGGTCACCACGATCCAATCGGAGGGCCACGGCCGCGTCGTCACCGTCAACTCGACGCTCAATTTCCTGGGCAACGCCCGTCCCGAGACCGACAAGATCGTCGCTACCGACCGGGGCAAGTACACCTGCGTATTCAGCAACGACAACATCAAGGTCGTCGAGTCGCAGATGATCCTGAAGGTCGAGCACCCTCCGATCATGCTTCACCAGTACGACAAGGTCGCTAACGGCCTGCGCGAGACCGCGAACGTGACCTGCAAGGTCCAGGCCTGGCCCAAGCCCGAGTTCCAGTGGAGCTACGGCACGAACCTCGCACCGCTCCAGGGCTCCTCCAGTGACGGACACTACGAGATCTCCACCTTCGCCGACGAAGACGACGTCTACACGTCCGTCCTGAAGATCAACAACATCCGCGAGTCGGACTACGGAGACTACAACTGCCGAGCAGCCAACGCTCAGGGCATGCTCGTCTCGACCATCAAGCTTCAACCAAAGGGCGCACCCGAGCGTCCGACGAACTTGAGAGCCGTAGACACCGGACCGACCCACGTGGCTCTCGCCTGGGACTTGGGCTTCGACGGCGGTCTGACCATCGACAAGGCCTACGTCTGGTACAGGAGAGTCGCGGGAGGAGACGAGGTCATAGCCGCCGACTGCGCGCCACCTCGCGGACCCGCCGGTCAGTGGCAAGAATACCCGTTGTGTAGGAAATCCAATCCCTGCAACGTCCCCGATCTGGAGCAACACCAGACTTACGCTTTCAAG GTGAAAGTCGTCAACACGGCCAACCACTCGGACTTTTCCGAAGAGACCACCGCCACAACGGCCGTAGCCAAGATTCCGGCTCCACAGCGCGTGAGCTACGACCCAGAAAGCGGTACCCTGGCGATCAACGTAGGCCCGACCTGCTTGGCTCTCGTCGCCTCCATCGAGAAGTCCGACTCCGGCTCGGACAACACGTGGCGCATCGTCGACGACTGGCCCCTGGAGGTGCTCGGAAGTTCCGCCACGCAACGTGAGGGCATTCTCGATGACCCCGCAGCCTCGAGCTCCGAGCCCAGGATCAGGGTGAGGTTCTGCCTGAAGGCCGATCGCCAACGTTGCGGCGATTACGTCGAAGCCGAGA TCGGACCCTCTTACATCGCGCACGCCGGTGCACTGGCAACTCCAACTTTAATTGCTCTCGTGGTAAGCGGAGCCGTATTCCTATTGTTCGCTGCGTTGCTGCTTCTGTTCTGCCGGTGCCGCAGGAAACATGCTGCCAAAGCCAAAGACTACGAGATGGATTCGAATGC AGTAAGGCCGAGCCTGGTAACCGGAAACGGTCAGCAGACGCAAGCGCCGCCGCCTTACTACGCCGAGAACAAAGCCCTGGAACACAGCCTGGAtcacgcgctcgctctcgaggACAGCAAGACGCCGGCTTACGCCCAGACCGGCTACGGATACCACCAGCCGAATCATAACATCAATGGTGAGAATAATG GTGTTAACATGGGCTACATGGAGAACAGCTACTCCAACTCGAACAACGGCGGCTCGGTCAACTCGCAGGACTCGATCTGGCAGATGAAATCTGCGGCGGCGGCTAACGGCGTTGGCGTCAACGCCGGTCAAGTCGGCGTGGTCGGCACCCCCTACGACATGGGAGGCTACGCCACCACCGAGTCCGATTACCCGGCCCACCCGCATTACCTGCCGCAGCGCGAAGATTACAGGGAGAGCCACAATCTGAGTCGGCAGCAATTTTGCGAGCCATTCGCCACGGTTGTCAAGTCCCAGAAGCATGTCG ATTCACCATACGACGTGTCAGGTCTTCCCTACCAGGAGAACTACGACGAGGACAGCAAGCCACCGCAGCAGGTGAGCCTGTCGTACGACGAGTCGCTGGAGTCGGGCTACTCGACCCCCAACAGCCGGGGTCGTCGCATCATTCGTGAAATAATAGTCTGA
- the LOC100119138 gene encoding hemicentin-1 isoform X3: MFRINSAMRFAALLVFGLGASGAREIGETQVDTHEGSTVILRCRFEPPRDNATFFWLTHTGNAHDNAAIENTALAPYYSVYMQPEKGRYDLEIRNVSYERDNGKYECRVKVSGTGRNLYHKNITLTVLRPPSPPTILPVAAVAREAEKLELTCNTNGGSPEPEIRWYRGDSSNVLHTGKTYVMIPTKEDDKSLLKCEVHNRAMRPNEILSASMTLDVQYFPRVSVGTENPLKVEVNSTATLQCMVNAKPVVNSVRWIKDNSFVGTSLKHIIPKVTLQDAGKYTCQADNGLSTKGESFLHLDVLYPPTVVIEGEKVRTAEVEDTVTVHCNVSSNPPPTTIEWLREGRPEFRVEGHILRLIRVSADNAGIYTCRAINSISPSGGPSKNHYAMASVEIRVRHKPGPASISPDSPIAAENSKVILTCVANPPGYPEPQFQWSRASDNGISAAEHMGSKYEINSVHLSSEGIYRCHAFNEIGNGESASVNLTVTQPPKILSKLQPHVTRKVGESSFQVSCVASGKPKPYVRWLKDDRELTADQSLYKVTTIQSEGHGRVVTVNSTLNFLGNARPETDKIVATDRGKYTCVFSNDNIKVVESQMILKVEHPPIMLHQYDKVANGLRETANVTCKVQAWPKPEFQWSYGTNLAPLQGSSSDGHYEISTFADEDDVYTSVLKINNIRESDYGDYNCRAANAQGMLVSTIKLQPKGAPERPTNLRAVDTGPTHVALAWDLGFDGGLTIDKAYVWYRRVAGGDEVIAADCAPPRGPAGQWQEYPLCRKSNPCNVPDLEQHQTYAFKVKVVNTANHSDFSEETTATTAVAKIPAPQRVSYDPESGTLAINVGPTCLALVASIEKSDSGSDNTWRIVDDWPLEVLGSSATQREGILDDPAASSSEPRIRVRFCLKADRQRCGDYVEAEIGPSYIAHAGALATPTLIALVVSGAVFLLFAALLLLFCRCRRKHAAKAKDYEMDSNAVRPSLVTGNGQQTQAPPPYYAENKALEHSLDHALALEDSKTPAYAQTGYGYHQPNHNINGENNGVNMGYMENSYSNSNNGGSVNSQDSIWQMKSAAAANGVGVNAGQVGVVGTPYDMGGYATTESDYPAHPHYLPQREDYRESHNLSRQQFCEPFATVVKSQKHVDSPYDVSGLPYQENYDEDSKPPQQVSLSYDESLESGYSTPNSRGRRIIREIIV; the protein is encoded by the exons CGACGGTCATTCTGCGATGCCGGTTCGAGCCGCCGCGGGACAACGCCACCTTCTTCTGGCTGACGCACACGGGCAACGCGCACGACAACGCCGCAATCGAGAACACGGCTCTGGCGCCCTACTACTCGGTCTACATGCAGCCGGAGAAGGGCCGCTACGACCTGGAGATCCGCAACGTCTCGTACGAGCGCGACAACGGCAAGTACGAGTGCCGCGTCAAGGTCAGCGGTACCGGTCGCAACCTCTACCACAAGAACATCACGCTGACGGTGCTGCGCCCGCCGAGTCCGCCCACGATCCTCCCGGTCGCGGCCGTCGCCCGCGAGGCCGAGAAGCTCGAGCTGACCTGCAACACCAATGGCGGCAGCCCCGAGCCCGAGATCCGCTGGTACCGCGGTGACTCGTCCAACGTCCTCCACACCGGCAAAACTTACGTCATGATCCCGACCAAGGAGGACGACAAGTCCTTGCTGAAGTGCGAAGTCCACAACAGGGCCATGCGTCCTAACGAGATCCTCTCGGCCAGCATGACCCTCGACGTGCAGTACTTCCCCCGGGTGTCCGTCGGCACCGAGAACCCCCTCAAGGTCGAGGTCAACAGCACGGCCACGCTCCAGTGCATGGTCAACGCCAAACCCGTCGTCAACTCGGTCCGCTGGATCAAGGACAACAGCTTCGTCGGCACGAGCCTCAAGCACATCATCCCCAAGGTCACGCTGCAGGACGCCGGCAAGTACACCTGTCAGGCCGACAACGGCCTCAGCACCAAGGGCGAGAGCTTCCTGCACCTGGACGTGCTCTACCCGCCGACCGTCGTCATCGAGGGCGAGAAGGTCAGGACCGCCGAGGTTGAGGACACCGTCACCGTGCACTGCAACGTCTCGTCCAACCCGCCGCCCACCACGATCGAGTGGCTCCGAGAAG GTCGACCGGAGTTCCGCGTGGAAGGCCATATCCTGCGACTGATCCGCGTGTCGGCCGACAACGCTGGCATCTACACCTGCCGAGCCATCAACTCGATCAGCCCGTCGGGAGGCCCGAGCAAGAACCACTACGCCATGGCCAGCGTCGAGATCCGCGTGCGGCACAAGCCGGGTCCGGCCAGCATCTCGCCCGACTCGCCCATCGCCGCCGAGAACTCCAAGGTCATCCTGACCTGCGTCGCCAACCCGCCCGGCTACCCGGAGCCGCAGTTCCAGTGGTCCCGCGCCAGCGACAACGGCATCTCCGCGGCCGAGCACATGGGCTCCAAGTACGAGATCAACTCGGTGCACCTCAGCAGCGAGGGCATCTACCGATGCCATGCCTTCAACGAGATCGGCAACGGCGAGTCGGCCTCGGTCAACCTGACCGTCACTCAGCCGCCCAAGATTCTCAGCAAGCTCCAGCCCCACGTCACCAGGAA GGTCGGCGAGTCGTCGTTCCAAGTGTCCTGCGTAGCATCCGGCAAGCCGAAACCGTACGTGCGCTGGCTGAAGGACGATCGCGAGCTCACCGCTGACCAGAGCCTCTACAAGGTCACCACGATCCAATCGGAGGGCCACGGCCGCGTCGTCACCGTCAACTCGACGCTCAATTTCCTGGGCAACGCCCGTCCCGAGACCGACAAGATCGTCGCTACCGACCGGGGCAAGTACACCTGCGTATTCAGCAACGACAACATCAAGGTCGTCGAGTCGCAGATGATCCTGAAGGTCGAGCACCCTCCGATCATGCTTCACCAGTACGACAAGGTCGCTAACGGCCTGCGCGAGACCGCGAACGTGACCTGCAAGGTCCAGGCCTGGCCCAAGCCCGAGTTCCAGTGGAGCTACGGCACGAACCTCGCACCGCTCCAGGGCTCCTCCAGTGACGGACACTACGAGATCTCCACCTTCGCCGACGAAGACGACGTCTACACGTCCGTCCTGAAGATCAACAACATCCGCGAGTCGGACTACGGAGACTACAACTGCCGAGCAGCCAACGCTCAGGGCATGCTCGTCTCGACCATCAAGCTTCAACCAAAGGGCGCACCCGAGCGTCCGACGAACTTGAGAGCCGTAGACACCGGACCGACCCACGTGGCTCTCGCCTGGGACTTGGGCTTCGACGGCGGTCTGACCATCGACAAGGCCTACGTCTGGTACAGGAGAGTCGCGGGAGGAGACGAGGTCATAGCCGCCGACTGCGCGCCACCTCGCGGACCCGCCGGTCAGTGGCAAGAATACCCGTTGTGTAGGAAATCCAATCCCTGCAACGTCCCCGATCTGGAGCAACACCAGACTTACGCTTTCAAG GTGAAAGTCGTCAACACGGCCAACCACTCGGACTTTTCCGAAGAGACCACCGCCACAACGGCCGTAGCCAAGATTCCGGCTCCACAGCGCGTGAGCTACGACCCAGAAAGCGGTACCCTGGCGATCAACGTAGGCCCGACCTGCTTGGCTCTCGTCGCCTCCATCGAGAAGTCCGACTCCGGCTCGGACAACACGTGGCGCATCGTCGACGACTGGCCCCTGGAGGTGCTCGGAAGTTCCGCCACGCAACGTGAGGGCATTCTCGATGACCCCGCAGCCTCGAGCTCCGAGCCCAGGATCAGGGTGAGGTTCTGCCTGAAGGCCGATCGCCAACGTTGCGGCGATTACGTCGAAGCCGAGA TCGGACCCTCTTACATCGCGCACGCCGGTGCACTGGCAACTCCAACTTTAATTGCTCTCGTGGTAAGCGGAGCCGTATTCCTATTGTTCGCTGCGTTGCTGCTTCTGTTCTGCCGGTGCCGCAGGAAACATGCTGCCAAAGCCAAAGACTACGAGATGGATTCGAATGC AGTAAGGCCGAGCCTGGTAACCGGAAACGGTCAGCAGACGCAAGCGCCGCCGCCTTACTACGCCGAGAACAAAGCCCTGGAACACAGCCTGGAtcacgcgctcgctctcgaggACAGCAAGACGCCGGCTTACGCCCAGACCGGCTACGGATACCACCAGCCGAATCATAACATCAATGGTGAGAATAATG GTGTTAACATGGGCTACATGGAGAACAGCTACTCCAACTCGAACAACGGCGGCTCGGTCAACTCGCAGGACTCGATCTGGCAGATGAAATCTGCGGCGGCGGCTAACGGCGTTGGCGTCAACGCCGGTCAAGTCGGCGTGGTCGGCACCCCCTACGACATGGGAGGCTACGCCACCACCGAGTCCGATTACCCGGCCCACCCGCATTACCTGCCGCAGCGCGAAGATTACAGGGAGAGCCACAATCTGAGTCGGCAGCAATTTTGCGAGCCATTCGCCACGGTTGTCAAGTCCCAGAAGCATGTCG ATTCACCATACGACGTGTCAGGTCTTCCCTACCAGGAGAACTACGACGAGGACAGCAAGCCACCGCAGCAGGTGAGCCTGTCGTACGACGAGTCGCTGGAGTCGGGCTACTCGACCCCCAACAGCCGGGGTCGTCGCATCATTCGTGAAATAATAGTCTGA
- the LOC100119138 gene encoding hemicentin-1 isoform X4 — protein sequence MFRINSAMRFAALLVFGLGASGAREIGETQVDTHEGSTVILRCRFEPPRDNATFFWLTHTGNAHDNAAIENTALAPYYSVYMQPEKGRYDLEIRNVSYERDNGKYECRVKVSGTGRNLYHKNITLTVLRPPSPPTILPVAAVAREAEKLELTCNTNGGSPEPEIRWYRGDSSNVLHTGKTYVMIPTKEDDKSLLKCEVHNRAMRPNEILSASMTLDVQYFPRVSVGTENPLKVEVNSTATLQCMVNAKPVVNSVRWIKDNSFVGTSLKHIIPKVTLQDAGKYTCQADNGLSTKGESFLHLDVLYPPTVVIEGEKVRTAEVEDTVTVHCNVSSNPPPTTIEWLREGRPEFRVEGHILRLIRVSADNAGIYTCRAINSISPSGGPSKNHYAMASVEIRVRHKPGPASISPDSPIAAENSKVILTCVANPPGYPEPQFQWSRASDNGISAAEHMGSKYEINSVHLSSEGIYRCHAFNEIGNGESASVNLTVTQPPKILSKLQPHVTRKVGESSFQVSCVASGKPKPYVRWLKDDRELTADQSLYKVTTIQSEGHGRVVTVNSTLNFLGNARPETDKIVATDRGKYTCVFSNDNIKVVESQMILKVEHPPIMLHQYDKVANGLRETANVTCKVQAWPKPEFQWSYGTNLAPLQGSSSDGHYEISTFADEDDVYTSVLKINNIRESDYGDYNCRAANAQGMLVSTIKLQPKGAPERPTNLRAVDTGPTHVALAWDLGFDGGLTIDKAYVWYRRVAGGDEVIAADCAPPRGPAGQWQEYPLCRKSNPCNVPDLEQHQTYAFKVKVVNTANHSDFSEETTATTAVAKIPAPQRVSYDPESGTLAINVGPTCLALVASIEKSDSGSDNTWRIVDDWPLEVLGSSATQREGILDDPAASSSEPRIRVRFCLKADRQRCGDYVEAEIGPSYIAHAGALATPTLIALVVSGAVFLLFAALLLLFCRCRRKHAAKAKDYEMDSNAVRPSLVTGNGQQTQAPPPYYAENKALEHSLDHALALEDSKTPAYAQTGYGYHQPNHNINGVNMGYMENSYSNSNNGGSVNSQDSIWQMKSAAAANGVGVNAGQVGVVGTPYDMGGYATTESDYPAHPHYLPQREDYRESHNLSRQQFCEPFATVVKSQKHVDSPYDVSGLPYQENYDEDSKPPQQVSLSYDESLESGYSTPNSRGRRIIREIIV from the exons CGACGGTCATTCTGCGATGCCGGTTCGAGCCGCCGCGGGACAACGCCACCTTCTTCTGGCTGACGCACACGGGCAACGCGCACGACAACGCCGCAATCGAGAACACGGCTCTGGCGCCCTACTACTCGGTCTACATGCAGCCGGAGAAGGGCCGCTACGACCTGGAGATCCGCAACGTCTCGTACGAGCGCGACAACGGCAAGTACGAGTGCCGCGTCAAGGTCAGCGGTACCGGTCGCAACCTCTACCACAAGAACATCACGCTGACGGTGCTGCGCCCGCCGAGTCCGCCCACGATCCTCCCGGTCGCGGCCGTCGCCCGCGAGGCCGAGAAGCTCGAGCTGACCTGCAACACCAATGGCGGCAGCCCCGAGCCCGAGATCCGCTGGTACCGCGGTGACTCGTCCAACGTCCTCCACACCGGCAAAACTTACGTCATGATCCCGACCAAGGAGGACGACAAGTCCTTGCTGAAGTGCGAAGTCCACAACAGGGCCATGCGTCCTAACGAGATCCTCTCGGCCAGCATGACCCTCGACGTGCAGTACTTCCCCCGGGTGTCCGTCGGCACCGAGAACCCCCTCAAGGTCGAGGTCAACAGCACGGCCACGCTCCAGTGCATGGTCAACGCCAAACCCGTCGTCAACTCGGTCCGCTGGATCAAGGACAACAGCTTCGTCGGCACGAGCCTCAAGCACATCATCCCCAAGGTCACGCTGCAGGACGCCGGCAAGTACACCTGTCAGGCCGACAACGGCCTCAGCACCAAGGGCGAGAGCTTCCTGCACCTGGACGTGCTCTACCCGCCGACCGTCGTCATCGAGGGCGAGAAGGTCAGGACCGCCGAGGTTGAGGACACCGTCACCGTGCACTGCAACGTCTCGTCCAACCCGCCGCCCACCACGATCGAGTGGCTCCGAGAAG GTCGACCGGAGTTCCGCGTGGAAGGCCATATCCTGCGACTGATCCGCGTGTCGGCCGACAACGCTGGCATCTACACCTGCCGAGCCATCAACTCGATCAGCCCGTCGGGAGGCCCGAGCAAGAACCACTACGCCATGGCCAGCGTCGAGATCCGCGTGCGGCACAAGCCGGGTCCGGCCAGCATCTCGCCCGACTCGCCCATCGCCGCCGAGAACTCCAAGGTCATCCTGACCTGCGTCGCCAACCCGCCCGGCTACCCGGAGCCGCAGTTCCAGTGGTCCCGCGCCAGCGACAACGGCATCTCCGCGGCCGAGCACATGGGCTCCAAGTACGAGATCAACTCGGTGCACCTCAGCAGCGAGGGCATCTACCGATGCCATGCCTTCAACGAGATCGGCAACGGCGAGTCGGCCTCGGTCAACCTGACCGTCACTCAGCCGCCCAAGATTCTCAGCAAGCTCCAGCCCCACGTCACCAGGAA GGTCGGCGAGTCGTCGTTCCAAGTGTCCTGCGTAGCATCCGGCAAGCCGAAACCGTACGTGCGCTGGCTGAAGGACGATCGCGAGCTCACCGCTGACCAGAGCCTCTACAAGGTCACCACGATCCAATCGGAGGGCCACGGCCGCGTCGTCACCGTCAACTCGACGCTCAATTTCCTGGGCAACGCCCGTCCCGAGACCGACAAGATCGTCGCTACCGACCGGGGCAAGTACACCTGCGTATTCAGCAACGACAACATCAAGGTCGTCGAGTCGCAGATGATCCTGAAGGTCGAGCACCCTCCGATCATGCTTCACCAGTACGACAAGGTCGCTAACGGCCTGCGCGAGACCGCGAACGTGACCTGCAAGGTCCAGGCCTGGCCCAAGCCCGAGTTCCAGTGGAGCTACGGCACGAACCTCGCACCGCTCCAGGGCTCCTCCAGTGACGGACACTACGAGATCTCCACCTTCGCCGACGAAGACGACGTCTACACGTCCGTCCTGAAGATCAACAACATCCGCGAGTCGGACTACGGAGACTACAACTGCCGAGCAGCCAACGCTCAGGGCATGCTCGTCTCGACCATCAAGCTTCAACCAAAGGGCGCACCCGAGCGTCCGACGAACTTGAGAGCCGTAGACACCGGACCGACCCACGTGGCTCTCGCCTGGGACTTGGGCTTCGACGGCGGTCTGACCATCGACAAGGCCTACGTCTGGTACAGGAGAGTCGCGGGAGGAGACGAGGTCATAGCCGCCGACTGCGCGCCACCTCGCGGACCCGCCGGTCAGTGGCAAGAATACCCGTTGTGTAGGAAATCCAATCCCTGCAACGTCCCCGATCTGGAGCAACACCAGACTTACGCTTTCAAG GTGAAAGTCGTCAACACGGCCAACCACTCGGACTTTTCCGAAGAGACCACCGCCACAACGGCCGTAGCCAAGATTCCGGCTCCACAGCGCGTGAGCTACGACCCAGAAAGCGGTACCCTGGCGATCAACGTAGGCCCGACCTGCTTGGCTCTCGTCGCCTCCATCGAGAAGTCCGACTCCGGCTCGGACAACACGTGGCGCATCGTCGACGACTGGCCCCTGGAGGTGCTCGGAAGTTCCGCCACGCAACGTGAGGGCATTCTCGATGACCCCGCAGCCTCGAGCTCCGAGCCCAGGATCAGGGTGAGGTTCTGCCTGAAGGCCGATCGCCAACGTTGCGGCGATTACGTCGAAGCCGAGA TCGGACCCTCTTACATCGCGCACGCCGGTGCACTGGCAACTCCAACTTTAATTGCTCTCGTGGTAAGCGGAGCCGTATTCCTATTGTTCGCTGCGTTGCTGCTTCTGTTCTGCCGGTGCCGCAGGAAACATGCTGCCAAAGCCAAAGACTACGAGATGGATTCGAATGC AGTAAGGCCGAGCCTGGTAACCGGAAACGGTCAGCAGACGCAAGCGCCGCCGCCTTACTACGCCGAGAACAAAGCCCTGGAACACAGCCTGGAtcacgcgctcgctctcgaggACAGCAAGACGCCGGCTTACGCCCAGACCGGCTACGGATACCACCAGCCGAATCATAACATCAATG GTGTTAACATGGGCTACATGGAGAACAGCTACTCCAACTCGAACAACGGCGGCTCGGTCAACTCGCAGGACTCGATCTGGCAGATGAAATCTGCGGCGGCGGCTAACGGCGTTGGCGTCAACGCCGGTCAAGTCGGCGTGGTCGGCACCCCCTACGACATGGGAGGCTACGCCACCACCGAGTCCGATTACCCGGCCCACCCGCATTACCTGCCGCAGCGCGAAGATTACAGGGAGAGCCACAATCTGAGTCGGCAGCAATTTTGCGAGCCATTCGCCACGGTTGTCAAGTCCCAGAAGCATGTCG ATTCACCATACGACGTGTCAGGTCTTCCCTACCAGGAGAACTACGACGAGGACAGCAAGCCACCGCAGCAGGTGAGCCTGTCGTACGACGAGTCGCTGGAGTCGGGCTACTCGACCCCCAACAGCCGGGGTCGTCGCATCATTCGTGAAATAATAGTCTGA